From a region of the Mercurialis annua linkage group LG1-X, ddMerAnnu1.2, whole genome shotgun sequence genome:
- the LOC130015166 gene encoding uncharacterized protein LOC130015166 translates to MENEVITIRGNQTLSRQCYMATMGSTVETMNIDTPELLLREKKAQKPRENLETIELIEGSEMCVKLGVDWPNEHREAIIARIKQYVEEFTNKPEDIGGVDPKIISHKLNVDAKCKPVKQKKRTFSLEKQIAIRDEVEKLLKAGFIRKVDYPEWLANVVLIKKSNGRWRLCIDFTDLNNACRKDSFPLPNIDQLVDATLMNHVFKDQLGKNVEVYVDDIVVKSKGIEDHAEDLAETFKKLKGFNLKLNPEKCVFAVRSGKFLGHLISEKGIEANPEKIEAAMNMKAPSSVKEVQKLNGRVTALGSTHPVLGRPEPGEILYLYLSVNDETAAAVLVKEDKVAAEKLRRYFEAHIIVVRTNQPLRKALQRPEMSGRLVSWSVQLGGYDIRYEPRPALKAQVLADFIAETTASDQPEEPDEQLLRWVLEVDGASNLEGSGAGVVLKGPHGVTL, encoded by the exons aTGGAAAACGAGGTTATAACTATTAGGGGAAATCAAACCCTATCTAGGCAATGCTACATGGCAACGatgggcagcacggtggaaacgatgaacatcgatacaccGGAGCTGCTCCTCAGAGAGAAGAAAGCTCAGAAACCCCGAGAAAACTTAGAAACGATTGAACTTATAGAGGGATCCGAGATGTGTGTAAAGCTGGGGGTAGATTGGCCAAACGAACACCGGGaagctatcatagctcggataaaacagtatGTGGAGGAGTTTACCAACAAGCCAGAGGATATTGGGGGGGTAGACCCGAAGATAATCTCGCACAAGTTAAACGTGGATGCTAAATGCaagcctgtcaagcaaaagaaaagaactttctctctagagaaacagatTGCTATCCGAGACGAAGTGGAGAAGCTTTTGAAAGCCGGATTCATCAGGAAAGTAGATTATCCGGAGTGGCTGGCTAATGTGGTCTTGATCAAGAAGTCCAACggtagatggaggctttgtatagatttcactgatctaaacaatgcctgTCGTAAAGACAGTTTTCCTCTGCCgaacattgaccaactggtggacGCAAC actcatgaatcatgttttCAAAGATCAACTGGGCAAGAACGTCGAGGTTTATGTAGATGACATAGTCGTGAAATCCAAGGGGATCGAGGATCACGCAGAGGATCTGGCAGAAACTTTCAAAAAGCTGAAGGGTTTCAACCTCAAGCTGAACCCGGAAAAGTGTGTCTTTGCAGTCCGGTCTGGGAAATTTCTAGGGCACCTCATCTCGGAAAAAGGCATCGAGGCGAACCCGGAGAAAATAGAGGCAGCAATGAATATGAAAGCCCCGAGCTCGGTAAAAGAAGTGCAAAAGTTGAACGGAAGAGTCACGGCGTTGGGAAG CACACACCCAGTGCTAGGTAGACCCGAGCCAGGGGAAATCTTATATTTGTATCTCTCGGTGAATGACGAGACAGCAGCGGCAGTCCTGGTAAAGGAAGATAAAG TGGCGGCGGAAAAGCTAAGGAGATATTTCGAGGCTCACATCATTGTAGTACGGacgaaccaacctctgagaaaaGCGTTGCAGAGGCCAGAAATGTCGGGACGGCTGGTCAGCTGGTCGGTCCAGCTGGGAGGATATGACATCCGGTATGAACCGAGACCGGCTCTAAAAGCACAAGTATTGGCAGATTTCATAGCCGAGACCACAGCAAGTGACCAACCTGAGGAACCTGACGAACAACTTCTACGGTGGGTCTTAGAAGTCGATGGGGCATCAAATCTGGAAGGATCTGGAGCAGGcgtagtcttgaaaggccctcacGGAGTCACACTCTGA
- the LOC130015165 gene encoding uncharacterized protein LOC130015165 produces the protein MTHLSCFQVAMGVQSVSDATVCKVFPSTLSDAAQKWYQNLKEGSITSFRELAMAFKTHFAPSIERKKRSSDLKKCFQKQGESLKAYIARFNAEAIMIEDLNDDTAIDAMKDNTSMAWNYINLDEERQRKSYGMASPVPSKTQNTQGSNRSQDRYRPLNETSGYRGNKPFNAQTSPPSTGPGTKPSFSIGGGTEGHVDRAGVPRQYVPLNTPREQILSWIKHNNEEIRYPPRLVKDGDRSKFCDFHDGYGHETEECGRLRSEIDKLVCQGRLQHFVLAKEGQDRGNTRVNSVRSEPGGAGKPNPHQRKHKSRE, from the exons atgactcatttaagttgctttcagGTTGCCATGGGAGTCCAAAGTGTCTCAGACGCCACGGTGTGCAAAGTGTTCCCTTCAACGTTGAGCGATGCAGCGCAAAagtggtaccagaacctcaaggagggctctattacTAGTTTCAGGGAGCTCGCTATGGCCTTCAAAACCCACTTTGCCCCGAGCATCGAGCGAAAGAAAAGATCCAGCGATTTAAAGAAATGCTTTCAAAAGCAGGGAGAAAGTTTGAAAGCTTACATTGCtcggttcaatgccgaggcgatCATGATAGAAGACTTGAACGATGATACTgccatcgatgctatgaaagataacaccagcat ggcttggaattatatcaatcttGATGAGGAAAGGCAGAGGAAGTCTTACGGGATGGCTAGCCCAGTTCCCAGTAAAACGCAGAATACTCAGGGATCCAACCGTAGCcaagatcggtaccgacctCTGAATGAGACTTCGGGGTACAGGGGTAACAAGCCGTTCAATGCTCAAACCAGTCCGCCAAGCACGGGGCCCGGTACTAAGCCAAGTTTCAGTATTGGGGGAGGAACTGAAGGACACGTGGACCGAGCAGGAGTACCGAGACAATATGTACCGCTTAATACTCCAAGGGAGCAGATTCTGTCctggatcaagcacaacaaTGAAGAGATTCGTTATCCACCGAGGCTAGTAAAAGACGGAGACCGATCCAAGTTCTGTGATTTTCATGATGGTTATGGCCACGAAACAGAGGAATGTGGACGTTTGCGAAGTGAGATAGATAAGTTAGTCTGCCAGGGGCGATTACAACATTTTGTTTTGGCCAAGGAGGGCCAAGACCGAGGAAATAcgagggtcaactcggtcaggtcgGAGCCAGGGGGAGCAGGGAAgcccaatccccatcaaagaaaacacaagtcacgGGAGTAA